Proteins co-encoded in one Vampirovibrio chlorellavorus genomic window:
- a CDS encoding hypothetical protein (catalyzes the formation of D-fructose 6-phosphate from D-glucose 6-phosphate), whose amino-acid sequence MIKLDYGNISTEKVGQAHGLNLPQVFEDYREQIQDIVSRIYAEKDQPGGWKRWLNLGYDQTLLDELNAYAQSVKGRFSDMVILGIGGSSLGGYAMLRALLHPYWNQLSDAQRNGFPRYYFVENVDSDQINPLMDMLDPQRTLFVVISKSGTTAETMSAFMIAKDWLEQKLPADQVKQHIVAITDAQKGVLRPVANQLHYQTFEVPDDVGGRFSVFCAVGLLPAVLCGISLSEIQKGIQDLDKVLQNPDLQQNPAAQGALIQYLLYQQGKPISVFMPYSYRLASVSDWYVQLWAESLGKKHDLQGNVVHVGPTPVRAVGVTDQHSQVQLFNEGPFDKVFTFISVGKPAQDIQIPANQFSDVEDLNYLNGKPMSQLMQAEFESTRASITNNQRPNMTLHLPQVDAYHFAQLLYLLEVQTAIAGALMGIDPFDQPGVELAKKYTYALMGRKGYEGLVSEARGLKSPLGV is encoded by the coding sequence ATGATTAAACTGGATTACGGCAATATTTCCACTGAAAAAGTGGGTCAAGCCCACGGATTGAACTTGCCTCAGGTGTTTGAGGACTATCGCGAACAGATTCAGGACATTGTCAGTCGCATTTACGCGGAAAAAGACCAGCCCGGCGGCTGGAAGCGCTGGCTGAATTTGGGGTATGACCAAACACTGCTGGATGAATTGAACGCCTACGCTCAGTCTGTGAAAGGTCGCTTCAGCGATATGGTGATTTTGGGGATTGGCGGCTCCTCGTTGGGGGGCTATGCCATGCTGCGGGCCTTGCTGCACCCTTACTGGAACCAGCTCAGCGATGCCCAGCGCAACGGGTTTCCCCGGTATTATTTTGTGGAAAACGTGGACAGCGACCAGATCAACCCCTTAATGGACATGCTGGACCCCCAGCGCACCCTGTTTGTGGTGATCTCCAAGTCGGGCACCACGGCGGAAACCATGAGCGCCTTTATGATCGCCAAGGACTGGCTGGAGCAAAAACTGCCTGCGGATCAGGTGAAGCAGCACATTGTGGCCATTACGGATGCTCAAAAAGGTGTGCTGCGCCCGGTGGCCAACCAGTTGCATTACCAGACCTTTGAAGTGCCCGATGACGTGGGCGGTCGTTTCTCCGTGTTCTGTGCGGTGGGGCTGCTGCCTGCCGTGTTATGCGGCATTTCACTCTCCGAGATTCAAAAAGGCATTCAGGATCTGGATAAAGTGCTGCAAAACCCCGATCTTCAGCAAAACCCGGCGGCGCAAGGCGCTTTAATTCAGTACCTGCTGTATCAGCAAGGCAAGCCCATTTCCGTGTTTATGCCCTATTCCTATCGTCTGGCCTCCGTGTCAGATTGGTACGTGCAGTTATGGGCGGAATCTCTGGGCAAAAAGCACGACTTGCAAGGCAATGTGGTGCATGTGGGGCCCACCCCGGTTCGGGCCGTTGGGGTGACCGATCAGCACTCTCAGGTACAGTTGTTTAATGAAGGCCCCTTTGACAAGGTGTTTACCTTTATTTCGGTGGGCAAGCCCGCCCAGGATATTCAGATTCCGGCCAATCAGTTTAGCGACGTGGAGGATCTCAATTACCTGAACGGAAAACCCATGAGCCAGCTGATGCAAGCGGAATTTGAGTCCACCCGGGCCAGTATTACCAATAACCAGCGTCCTAACATGACTTTGCACCTCCCGCAGGTGGATGCCTATCACTTTGCCCAGCTTCTGTATCTGCTGGAAGTGCAGACGGCCATCGCAGGGGCCTTGATGGGCATTGATCCCTTTGATCAGCCCGGGGTGGAGCTGGCCAAGAAGTACACCTACGCCCTGATGGGTCGCAAGGGGTATGAAGGGCTGGTATCGGAAGCCCGTGGCCTAAAGAGCCCCCTGGGTGTTTAA
- a CDS encoding bifunctional 4-hydroxy-2-oxoglutarate aldolase/2-dehydro-3-deoxy-phosphogluconate aldolase has protein sequence MESSPSPEIQNSETARRQKALHQLGQAKLIAIVRTNSPESALWASHLLLQCGFGAIEIPFTVPEAADVIESLTEEYPEALIGAGTVLDVDTAYQALSAGAEFIVSPALIESIIPMAETDDVLILPGCLTPTEMHRATQLGALAVKFFPAQCSGGAEFLSALRGPFPQLQVVPTGGILQEHVPGYLKAGALAVGVGGPLLPKALVAKREEAAIRELALSYLKTAQSL, from the coding sequence ATGGAAAGCAGTCCCTCCCCCGAGATTCAGAACTCCGAAACTGCCAGACGCCAAAAGGCGCTGCACCAGTTGGGCCAAGCGAAACTCATCGCCATTGTGCGCACAAACTCCCCGGAAAGCGCCTTATGGGCCAGTCACTTACTCCTTCAGTGTGGCTTTGGGGCCATTGAAATCCCCTTTACCGTCCCCGAAGCCGCTGATGTGATTGAATCCCTGACCGAAGAGTATCCCGAGGCCCTGATTGGAGCCGGTACGGTTTTGGATGTGGACACCGCTTATCAGGCACTGTCGGCCGGAGCGGAATTTATTGTCTCGCCTGCCCTGATAGAGAGCATCATTCCCATGGCAGAAACGGACGATGTCCTGATTTTACCCGGTTGCCTAACCCCTACCGAAATGCATCGGGCCACCCAGTTGGGCGCTTTGGCCGTTAAATTTTTCCCGGCCCAGTGTTCGGGCGGGGCGGAGTTTTTAAGCGCCCTGCGAGGCCCCTTTCCCCAGTTGCAAGTGGTCCCTACCGGGGGTATTCTGCAAGAACATGTCCCGGGATACCTGAAGGCGGGCGCCTTGGCCGTGGGCGTAGGCGGCCCCTTGCTGCCCAAAGCGCTGGTGGCCAAGCGGGAGGAAGCGGCCATTCGGGAGCTGGCATTGTCGTACCTGAAAACGGCGCAGTCACTATGA
- a CDS encoding KGG domain-containing protein codes for MTSKQGSGTSKRGFASMDPVKQREIASKGGKAAHEKGTAHEFTPEEAAAAGRKGGQASGRGRSATRSAE; via the coding sequence ATGACCAGTAAACAAGGGTCTGGAACCAGCAAGCGCGGGTTCGCTTCCATGGATCCGGTCAAACAGCGGGAAATCGCTAGCAAAGGCGGAAAGGCCGCTCACGAAAAAGGCACCGCTCACGAGTTTACGCCTGAAGAGGCAGCCGCAGCTGGCCGCAAAGGTGGCCAAGCCAGTGGTCGGGGACGTTCGGCGACTCGTTCGGCTGAATAG
- a CDS encoding cysteine dioxygenase has product MINLQALKQFKESHYTRHLVFKSNSVEILVVCWRPGHTSPIHGHGPSDGLMIILEGEIVNTSYFPDGKKVSTVWRAGDVGHTPLGVRHEVKNTSEQDVVSLHIYAPPLDRELQGADMGYHNDVIPKEVTLPNNVIRYFLGAACEKVPQALLDPGL; this is encoded by the coding sequence ATGATTAACCTGCAAGCCCTGAAACAGTTTAAAGAATCGCATTACACCCGGCATCTGGTTTTCAAATCAAACAGCGTGGAAATTCTGGTGGTGTGCTGGCGCCCCGGCCACACCAGCCCCATTCACGGCCATGGCCCCTCCGATGGGCTGATGATCATTCTGGAAGGGGAAATTGTGAATACCAGCTACTTCCCGGATGGTAAAAAAGTGTCCACGGTATGGCGAGCGGGCGATGTGGGACACACTCCTCTGGGCGTCCGGCACGAGGTCAAAAACACCTCCGAGCAGGATGTGGTCAGCCTGCACATTTACGCCCCCCCGCTGGATCGGGAGTTACAAGGGGCGGACATGGGCTACCACAACGATGTCATCCCCAAAGAAGTGACCCTGCCCAACAATGTGATCCGTTATTTTCTGGGGGCCGCTTGCGAAAAAGTGCCCCAAGCCCTGCTCGATCCCGGCCTGTAG
- the queG gene encoding tRNA epoxyqueuosine(34) reductase QueG: MTASPLTQTELTRLIKEKALALGFAKVGIVPAEPFRNGAVERLQTWLSQGFQADMAWMVSHYDKRKDPASLMEGTRSIVCVALNYFNTDAYDSQDAKELKIAKYARGTDYHYVVKDRLKELLAYVQTLQPDVQGRALTDSAPIMEKPLAVQAGLGWMGKNGNLILPGMGSFFFLGELLLDVALDYDTTVVPDQCGSCRRCIEACPTEAIVEPTVVDANRCIAYWTIEYKGEQFPATIREHLNGWVFGCDICQDVCPWNIKFARPTEEAAFQPRSLTRHPHRETLMALDEEQFREAFRKSPIKRPKLAGLQRNVRMATE, encoded by the coding sequence ATGACCGCATCGCCCTTAACGCAAACCGAACTGACCCGCCTGATCAAGGAAAAAGCCCTGGCGTTGGGGTTTGCCAAGGTGGGCATCGTGCCCGCCGAGCCGTTTCGGAATGGAGCGGTGGAGCGCTTGCAGACCTGGCTATCGCAGGGGTTTCAAGCGGACATGGCCTGGATGGTCAGCCATTACGACAAGCGCAAGGACCCGGCCTCGCTGATGGAGGGCACCCGCTCGATTGTGTGCGTGGCCCTGAATTACTTCAACACGGACGCCTACGATTCTCAGGATGCCAAGGAGCTAAAAATCGCCAAATACGCCCGAGGCACCGATTATCATTATGTGGTCAAGGATCGGCTGAAGGAGCTGCTGGCCTACGTGCAAACGCTGCAACCTGACGTGCAGGGGCGGGCCTTGACCGATAGCGCCCCCATTATGGAAAAGCCGTTGGCCGTGCAGGCTGGCTTGGGCTGGATGGGCAAAAACGGCAACCTCATTCTGCCGGGAATGGGCTCGTTTTTCTTTTTGGGGGAGTTGCTGCTGGATGTTGCGCTGGATTATGACACCACTGTGGTGCCGGATCAGTGTGGCAGTTGCAGGCGTTGCATTGAAGCCTGTCCCACGGAGGCCATTGTAGAGCCAACCGTGGTGGATGCCAACCGCTGTATTGCCTACTGGACCATTGAGTACAAGGGCGAACAGTTCCCGGCAACCATACGTGAGCATTTGAACGGCTGGGTGTTCGGCTGTGACATTTGTCAGGATGTGTGCCCCTGGAATATCAAGTTCGCCCGCCCCACCGAGGAAGCGGCCTTTCAGCCCCGGTCCTTGACGAGGCATCCACACCGGGAAACCTTGATGGCGTTGGATGAGGAGCAGTTTCGGGAGGCGTTTCGCAAAAGCCCCATCAAGCGCCCCAAGCTGGCGGGCCTTCAGCGGAATGTGCGGATGGCCACTGAATAG
- a CDS encoding aminotransferase class V-fold PLP-dependent enzyme codes for MHYLDNAATSWPKPETVYTVMDQSFRSLFSPKRGTAKAARLGANQLQEARQTLATLFNVANPERISFTSGATHALNLAIQAYPWQAGDGIIISAVEHHALSRPVRKMAREKGIQFFVVPYTDALPFDLTAYEALLKNHPEIRMVATTHASNVIGSILPVADIGRLAHQYGKLYLVDAAQSAGVLPVDAQTLNIDMLAVPGHKSLYGPPGVGALYVSEAVQLNTFMEGGTGNDSGKHTLNASPPDGIEVGTIPLPQILALAEGARWVQETGLSNIHRHEITLLAQLLSGLQEIPEVTIYGHTDVAHKTPVVSFNILGQEPKVVGERLFEQYGIALRAGFHCAPMAHEAIGSIHRGGTVRASIGYYTQPEDVAALINALKKLLSESLSQV; via the coding sequence ATGCATTACCTGGACAATGCCGCCACCTCTTGGCCCAAACCGGAAACCGTTTACACCGTCATGGATCAATCCTTCCGCAGCCTGTTCAGCCCCAAGCGAGGCACGGCCAAGGCGGCCCGACTGGGGGCCAATCAACTGCAGGAGGCCCGGCAAACGCTGGCCACCCTGTTCAACGTGGCCAACCCGGAGCGCATCAGTTTTACCAGCGGGGCCACCCACGCCCTGAACCTCGCCATTCAGGCCTACCCGTGGCAAGCGGGGGATGGCATCATCATCAGCGCCGTGGAACACCACGCCTTATCGCGTCCCGTTCGCAAAATGGCCCGGGAAAAAGGCATCCAGTTTTTTGTGGTGCCTTACACCGACGCCCTCCCCTTTGACCTGACCGCCTATGAAGCGCTGCTAAAAAACCATCCGGAAATCAGGATGGTGGCCACCACCCACGCCAGCAACGTCATTGGCTCGATTCTCCCGGTGGCGGACATTGGCCGTCTGGCCCATCAGTATGGCAAATTATACCTGGTGGACGCCGCCCAATCGGCAGGGGTGCTGCCCGTGGATGCGCAAACCCTGAACATAGATATGCTGGCCGTTCCCGGTCATAAGTCCCTATACGGCCCACCGGGCGTGGGTGCTTTGTACGTGTCCGAGGCGGTACAGCTGAACACCTTTATGGAAGGCGGCACCGGTAACGACTCCGGCAAGCACACCTTGAACGCCTCCCCGCCGGATGGCATTGAAGTGGGAACCATTCCGCTGCCCCAAATCCTGGCCCTGGCCGAAGGAGCCCGCTGGGTGCAGGAAACAGGCCTGAGCAATATTCACCGGCACGAAATCACCCTGCTTGCTCAACTGCTGAGCGGCTTGCAGGAAATCCCGGAAGTGACCATTTACGGCCATACGGATGTCGCCCACAAAACACCCGTTGTCTCCTTCAACATACTGGGACAAGAGCCTAAAGTGGTGGGCGAGCGCCTGTTTGAACAGTACGGCATCGCCCTGCGGGCCGGTTTCCACTGTGCCCCCATGGCGCATGAGGCCATTGGCAGCATTCATCGGGGTGGGACGGTGCGGGCCAGCATTGGCTACTATACCCAGCCCGAGGACGTGGCCGCCTTGATCAACGCCCTGAAAAAACTGCTCAGCGAATCACTCAGCCAGGTTTAG
- a CDS encoding GGDEF domain-containing protein → MMMSLPRFLVRLSASCIAFLLVLVFVIRVFAPGNPDTAAFFQLLALIQPVLDTAALILSWPVQQICQWVQHFLPTAWQGGFPVSSAAGCAQALVDGFLQLPGMMTSPLAPALLDVHYESQFPGVLDWRLLLSVAFWGWVESLFLKGLNIVDARLYRHQIRQRDEALLRSFQGGEARSEEPSVATSKNLLFNQVVRGLKNEISALNQSVNLDPLTQLFNRGYLDVYLDAELQKARWNGSALAVLLLDVDNFKQINDHYGHASGDEVLQKVASVLLNIKPPQGKAMAFRYGGEELVVVLTNTSPVEAEQVAETARVYIQKLKLDLAPEHSISASVGCCTLQFSETLAQMALTSADLLAKADALMYQAKQTGKNRVVANTFG, encoded by the coding sequence ATGATGATGTCACTGCCTCGATTTTTAGTGCGTTTGAGCGCTTCTTGCATTGCATTTCTGCTGGTGCTGGTTTTTGTCATTCGGGTATTTGCTCCCGGAAACCCGGACACGGCGGCGTTTTTTCAACTGCTGGCCCTGATTCAGCCGGTTTTGGACACTGCCGCCTTGATTCTGAGCTGGCCGGTTCAGCAGATTTGCCAGTGGGTTCAACATTTTTTACCGACTGCCTGGCAAGGTGGTTTCCCGGTCAGTTCGGCGGCCGGGTGCGCGCAAGCGCTGGTGGATGGGTTTCTGCAATTGCCCGGTATGATGACCTCCCCCTTGGCGCCTGCCTTGCTGGATGTTCATTACGAGTCGCAGTTCCCCGGGGTGCTGGATTGGCGGCTGTTGTTGTCCGTTGCCTTTTGGGGCTGGGTGGAGTCCCTCTTTTTAAAGGGCCTTAACATTGTGGATGCTCGCCTCTATCGGCATCAGATTCGTCAGCGGGATGAGGCTTTGCTGCGTTCTTTTCAAGGGGGAGAGGCGCGTTCAGAGGAGCCGTCGGTCGCGACGTCCAAAAACTTGCTGTTCAACCAAGTGGTGCGGGGCCTGAAAAATGAAATTTCCGCTTTGAATCAGTCGGTGAATCTGGACCCGTTGACCCAGTTATTCAACCGGGGCTATCTGGATGTTTATCTGGACGCGGAATTGCAAAAAGCCCGCTGGAATGGTTCGGCTTTGGCGGTTTTATTGCTGGATGTGGATAACTTTAAGCAGATCAATGATCACTACGGTCATGCCTCCGGCGATGAGGTCTTGCAAAAGGTGGCGTCCGTGCTGCTGAACATCAAACCGCCACAAGGAAAGGCCATGGCCTTTCGCTATGGAGGGGAGGAGCTGGTTGTGGTACTGACCAACACCAGCCCGGTGGAGGCAGAGCAAGTGGCGGAGACGGCTCGGGTTTATATCCAGAAGCTCAAACTGGATCTGGCCCCTGAGCATTCCATTAGCGCCAGTGTGGGTTGCTGTACGCTGCAATTTTCTGAGACGTTGGCCCAGATGGCGTTGACCTCCGCTGACTTGTTGGCCAAGGCCGATGCGTTGATGTATCAGGCCAAGCAAACCGGTAAAAACCGGGTCGTGGCCAATACGTTTGGTTGA
- a CDS encoding cyclase family protein: protein MRQTLIDISIPLSHQMIAWPGDPGVEITRTLDVRCGDPATVSFLKLGSHTGTHVDAFSHFKQDGNSLSEMDLSPYIGPALVVEIEDPEKITLGELQRNPSFLDLRKAERVLFKTVNSEREWYKQSFNEHFCHLNPHAADFLVELGVKLVGIDYLSVEAFHAKTLYEEEAPTHHRLMKAGVYILEGLTLKGVKPGWYELLCLPLKLENGDGAPARAVLRPVSEKGHS from the coding sequence ATGCGCCAAACCCTCATTGATATTTCCATCCCCCTGTCGCATCAAATGATTGCCTGGCCCGGCGATCCGGGAGTCGAAATTACCCGAACCCTGGATGTGCGCTGCGGCGACCCGGCCACGGTGTCCTTCCTCAAACTGGGATCTCATACCGGCACCCATGTGGACGCTTTTTCCCACTTTAAGCAGGACGGCAATAGCCTGAGCGAGATGGATTTATCCCCCTATATTGGCCCGGCGCTGGTGGTAGAGATTGAAGACCCGGAAAAGATCACCCTGGGCGAATTGCAGCGCAATCCCTCCTTTCTGGATCTGCGCAAAGCGGAGCGGGTGCTGTTTAAAACCGTGAACTCGGAGCGGGAGTGGTACAAACAATCCTTCAACGAACACTTTTGCCACCTTAACCCGCATGCCGCCGATTTTTTGGTGGAATTGGGCGTCAAACTGGTGGGCATCGACTATCTTTCCGTAGAAGCCTTTCACGCCAAAACCCTGTACGAGGAAGAGGCCCCCACCCATCACCGGCTGATGAAGGCCGGGGTCTATATTCTGGAAGGCCTCACCCTGAAGGGGGTAAAACCGGGCTGGTACGAGTTGCTGTGCCTGCCACTCAAGCTGGAAAACGGAGACGGTGCCCCCGCCCGTGCCGTGTTAAGACCCGTCAGCGAAAAGGGTCACTCCTGA
- a CDS encoding 4Fe-4S dicluster domain-containing protein: MPFVITEPCVNVKDKACVGVCPVDCIYDFDGENQLYIHPDECIECGACQPVCPVSAIFMDAEVPADQAKYIDLNAEKARALKG, translated from the coding sequence ATGCCTTTTGTAATTACCGAACCTTGCGTTAATGTTAAAGACAAAGCCTGCGTTGGCGTTTGCCCCGTAGACTGTATCTATGATTTTGATGGTGAGAACCAGCTCTACATCCACCCGGATGAGTGCATTGAGTGTGGTGCTTGCCAACCCGTTTGCCCGGTCAGCGCTATCTTTATGGACGCCGAAGTCCCCGCTGATCAAGCCAAGTACATCGATTTGAACGCCGAAAAAGCCCGCGCCCTGAAAGGCTAG
- the hemW gene encoding radical SAM family heme chaperone HemW, producing the protein MFIYLHVPFCLSRCVYCDFYVVLDKYGGHEAYVDAVCREIDLRFASINPLDFPQGIQTLYVGGGTPSLLDSAAYRRIFQKLNQYLPFASDAEITLEANPGAQRSEMADHPEAYWACGFNRISVGVQTLNNAELKKLSRLHAAEEAETFIQGLQAAGWRNISLDLMYGIPLQTEASWQETLRRAIALNVQHISMYGLKVEENTPLETLTTLPMAKGSYPLPEEEAIVAMYFSGLSTLAQAGFRRYEFSNLAQPGFESRHNLNYWNNGDFLALGVAAHGYWQGQRYETISDIKQYLNNPLAGTVQDCPPAEQLENAIIFGLRKAEGIDIAALEQTFGIDFRQRYADILDRYTGTALILNGHQLRLKESAIPLSNTLLAEFLGDA; encoded by the coding sequence ATGTTTATTTACCTGCATGTCCCTTTTTGCCTGTCCCGCTGCGTGTATTGCGATTTTTACGTGGTGCTGGACAAATACGGCGGGCATGAGGCTTATGTGGACGCCGTGTGCCGAGAGATTGACCTGCGTTTCGCTTCTATCAATCCGCTTGATTTTCCGCAGGGCATTCAAACCCTGTACGTGGGCGGCGGCACCCCTTCCTTGCTGGATTCGGCGGCTTACCGGCGTATTTTTCAGAAGCTCAATCAGTATTTGCCTTTTGCCAGCGATGCGGAAATCACCCTGGAGGCCAACCCGGGCGCGCAGCGCTCGGAGATGGCCGATCATCCCGAGGCCTATTGGGCGTGCGGGTTTAACCGTATCAGTGTGGGGGTGCAAACCCTCAACAATGCCGAATTGAAAAAGCTCAGTCGTCTGCATGCGGCGGAAGAGGCTGAGACGTTCATCCAAGGGTTGCAAGCGGCTGGCTGGCGCAATATTTCGCTGGATTTAATGTACGGCATTCCCCTGCAAACCGAAGCCTCCTGGCAGGAGACCTTACGCCGGGCCATTGCCTTGAACGTGCAGCATATTTCCATGTACGGCTTAAAAGTGGAGGAAAATACCCCGCTGGAAACTTTAACCACCTTGCCCATGGCCAAAGGCAGCTATCCCTTGCCGGAGGAGGAAGCCATTGTGGCGATGTATTTTAGCGGGCTGTCCACCTTGGCTCAGGCGGGTTTTCGCCGTTACGAATTCAGCAATCTGGCCCAGCCCGGGTTTGAGTCCCGCCATAATTTAAACTACTGGAACAATGGCGACTTTTTAGCGCTGGGCGTGGCGGCGCACGGCTATTGGCAGGGCCAGCGTTACGAAACCATTTCCGATATCAAGCAGTACTTAAACAATCCACTGGCTGGAACGGTTCAGGATTGCCCCCCTGCCGAGCAACTGGAAAACGCCATTATTTTTGGTTTGCGCAAAGCAGAAGGCATTGATATCGCAGCCTTGGAGCAGACTTTTGGCATTGATTTCCGGCAGCGATACGCTGATATTTTAGATCGATATACCGGTACCGCACTGATTCTGAATGGCCATCAACTTCGATTGAAAGAGTCGGCCATTCCGCTTAGCAACACCCTTTTGGCCGAGTTCTTGGGGGACGCCTGA